The following are encoded together in the Mesoterricola sediminis genome:
- a CDS encoding serine/threonine-protein kinase translates to MRAEAHPSLPSSRPPWATEGRKLGRYRLGPSLGKGGMGEVFRAWDTLLDREVALKLLGASRPEALVRFMREAQLQARVNHPNVCRIFDVEVADGTPCIAMQLVAGPTLREAAPGIGRDEACEILAGVAQAMHAAHRLKLVHRDLKPSNILLERGPAGAWIPYVADFGLAKDLGEDLTAEGAVVGTPTFMAPEQRCGDGDQVGPATDIFALGATLCSVLDLERPLPGGGGGLAPRPGEPRVPRDLKRILRRCLEERPQDRYPTAAALAEDLRRFRDGEPLAADRAGWVRVLRKALRNHRAPAAALGAALVLGGAFAAWAAVHRAAEKRRTVLALRFSAEARDLEGAMAAERLHPPHDLAPLLDEMTEGLDRIRADMEALGPEARGPGNLALGRGYLSMRFLEPALAALEEAWRCGYHTPDTAYALAKVHCESYIRLKDEEQLGDIRPAPDRAAHHLAEARRFLARAQGATWEPPELCAIMLQIFEGDGEGALVAARALQAEDPAFYPAWLEEAYAWTSLGCQRLDAGDEPGALERFHQAETAALHARTVGRSDITGYLASLDWRLHWLAKARLRPAESLRVWTEAEGLVETVLAMRARYPRALSAMVAVRIGKAQALYRLGGDWRRELDQADAFLDAARPIPAYAWLLPVKRAQVARTRRELTS, encoded by the coding sequence ATGCGCGCCGAGGCCCACCCCTCCCTCCCGTCCTCCCGCCCCCCCTGGGCCACCGAGGGCCGGAAGCTCGGCCGCTACCGCCTGGGGCCCAGCCTGGGGAAGGGGGGAATGGGGGAGGTCTTCCGGGCCTGGGACACCCTCCTGGACCGGGAGGTGGCCCTCAAGCTCCTGGGCGCCTCCCGGCCGGAGGCCCTGGTCCGGTTCATGCGGGAGGCCCAGCTCCAGGCCCGGGTGAACCACCCCAACGTCTGCCGGATCTTCGATGTGGAGGTGGCCGACGGGACCCCCTGCATCGCCATGCAGCTGGTGGCGGGGCCCACCCTGCGGGAGGCCGCCCCGGGCATCGGACGGGACGAGGCCTGCGAGATCCTGGCCGGGGTCGCCCAGGCCATGCACGCCGCCCACCGCCTCAAGCTGGTCCACCGGGACCTCAAGCCCTCCAACATCCTCCTGGAGCGGGGCCCCGCGGGGGCGTGGATCCCCTACGTGGCGGACTTCGGCCTTGCGAAGGACCTGGGGGAGGACCTGACGGCGGAAGGGGCCGTCGTGGGCACGCCCACCTTCATGGCCCCGGAGCAGCGCTGCGGGGACGGGGACCAGGTGGGACCCGCCACGGACATCTTCGCCCTGGGGGCCACCCTCTGCAGCGTCCTGGATCTGGAGCGGCCCCTGCCGGGGGGCGGCGGGGGCCTGGCGCCTCGGCCCGGCGAGCCCCGGGTGCCCCGGGACCTGAAGCGGATCCTCCGGCGGTGCCTGGAGGAGCGGCCCCAGGACCGCTACCCCACCGCGGCCGCCCTGGCCGAGGACCTGCGGCGCTTCCGGGACGGGGAGCCCCTCGCCGCGGACCGCGCCGGATGGGTCCGGGTCCTGCGGAAGGCCCTGCGGAACCATCGGGCCCCGGCGGCCGCCCTGGGGGCGGCCCTGGTCCTGGGCGGGGCCTTCGCGGCCTGGGCGGCCGTGCACCGTGCCGCCGAGAAGCGCCGCACCGTGCTGGCGCTGCGCTTCTCGGCGGAGGCCCGGGACCTGGAGGGGGCCATGGCGGCCGAACGCCTCCACCCGCCGCACGATCTGGCCCCCCTCCTGGACGAGATGACCGAGGGCCTGGACCGGATCCGGGCCGACATGGAGGCGCTGGGGCCGGAGGCCCGGGGGCCCGGAAACCTGGCCCTGGGGCGGGGCTACCTCAGCATGCGCTTCCTGGAGCCGGCCCTGGCCGCCCTGGAGGAGGCCTGGCGCTGCGGGTACCACACCCCCGACACGGCGTACGCCCTGGCCAAGGTCCATTGCGAGTCCTACATCCGCCTCAAGGACGAGGAGCAGCTGGGGGACATCCGGCCCGCGCCGGACCGCGCGGCCCACCATCTGGCGGAGGCGCGGCGCTTCCTCGCGCGCGCCCAGGGCGCCACCTGGGAGCCGCCGGAACTCTGCGCGATCATGCTCCAGATCTTCGAGGGGGACGGGGAGGGGGCCCTGGTGGCCGCCCGGGCCCTCCAGGCCGAGGATCCCGCCTTCTACCCGGCCTGGCTGGAGGAGGCCTATGCCTGGACGAGCCTGGGCTGCCAGCGCCTGGATGCGGGGGACGAACCGGGCGCCCTGGAGCGGTTCCACCAGGCGGAGACGGCGGCCCTCCACGCCCGCACCGTGGGCCGGAGCGACATCACCGGCTACCTGGCCTCCCTGGATTGGCGCCTCCATTGGCTGGCCAAGGCCCGGCTCCGCCCGGCGGAGTCCCTGCGGGTCTGGACCGAGGCGGAGGGCCTGGTGGAGACCGTCCTCGCCATGCGGGCCCGCTACCCCCGGGCCCTGAGCGCCATGGTGGCGGTCCGGATCGGGAAGGCGCAGGCCCTCTACCGCCTCGGAGGGGATTGGCGGCGGGAATTGGACCAGGCGGACGCCTTCCTGGACGCGGCCCGCCCCATCCCGGCGTACGCGTGGCTGCTTCCCGTCAAGCGGGCCCAGGTGGCCAGAACGAGGCGCGAGCTGACCTCCTGA
- the queC gene encoding 7-cyano-7-deazaguanine synthase QueC produces MPSAPLSVVSLSGGLDSCVAAAAARAAGFDLALLHADYGQLTEGRERAAFEAIADAYGARRRLVVPFAGLRAIGGSALTDASIPLPEGDLDRAGVPVSYVPFRNAHLLATAVSWAEVLGATAVHVGFVEEDSSGYPDCREAFLKAFEAAANLGTRPETNLAFHAPLLHLRKRDIVRLGVELGAPLHLTWSCYQAEGEACGRCDSCLLRLRGFKEAGVADPIPYAFIPADLRP; encoded by the coding sequence ATGCCGTCAGCCCCCCTTTCTGTCGTTTCCCTCTCCGGCGGGTTGGATTCCTGTGTGGCCGCCGCGGCCGCCCGGGCCGCCGGCTTCGATCTGGCCCTGCTCCACGCGGACTACGGCCAGCTCACGGAGGGGCGGGAGCGGGCGGCCTTCGAGGCCATCGCCGACGCCTACGGGGCACGTCGCCGTCTGGTCGTTCCCTTCGCGGGGCTCCGGGCCATCGGCGGCTCCGCCCTGACCGACGCCTCCATCCCCCTGCCCGAGGGCGACCTGGACCGGGCGGGCGTCCCCGTCAGCTACGTTCCCTTCCGCAACGCCCACCTGCTGGCCACGGCCGTGAGCTGGGCCGAGGTCCTGGGCGCGACCGCCGTCCACGTGGGCTTCGTGGAGGAGGATTCCAGCGGCTACCCCGACTGCCGCGAGGCCTTCCTGAAGGCCTTCGAGGCCGCCGCCAACCTGGGCACGCGGCCCGAGACGAACCTGGCCTTCCACGCCCCCCTCCTCCACCTCCGCAAGCGGGACATCGTGCGCCTGGGGGTGGAGCTGGGCGCGCCCCTGCACCTGACCTGGAGCTGCTACCAGGCCGAGGGCGAGGCCTGCGGCCGCTGCGACTCCTGCCTCCTGCGCCTGCGCGGGTTCAAGGAGGCCGGCGTGGCCGATCCCATTCCCTATGCCTTCATCCCCGCCGACCTGCGCCCCTGA
- the queF gene encoding preQ(1) synthase — MPARQPTLKTLPKRKVTEPSTTLDTFKSPRPGRAFEVVFETDEFTCLCPMTGQPDFARLRITYVPDQLCVESKSLKLYLWSFRDRGAFHEAVTNQILDDLAAALEPQWLQVEGDFLIRGGIRTLVKAECGKRP; from the coding sequence ATGCCCGCCCGCCAGCCGACCCTGAAGACCCTTCCCAAGCGCAAGGTCACCGAACCGAGCACCACCCTGGACACCTTCAAGAGCCCGCGCCCCGGCCGCGCCTTCGAGGTGGTCTTCGAGACCGACGAGTTCACGTGCCTGTGCCCGATGACGGGCCAGCCCGACTTCGCGCGCCTGCGCATCACCTACGTGCCCGACCAGCTCTGCGTGGAGTCCAAGTCCCTCAAGCTGTACCTCTGGAGCTTCCGGGACCGCGGCGCCTTCCACGAGGCGGTCACCAACCAGATCCTGGACGACCTCGCCGCCGCCCTCGAGCCCCAGTGGCTGCAGGTGGAGGGGGACTTCCTCATCCGCGGCGGCATCCGGACCCTGGTCAAGGCGGAGTGCGGGAAGCGGCCATGA
- a CDS encoding glutathionylspermidine synthase family protein: MERRAVRPRAGWQEIVEGQGFTWHTHEDGAPYWREDACYTFTAAEVGRIEAAAAALQAMCLEAVQHVLDRGRFAAYGIPDWMVPALRESWERDEVGLYGRFDLAYDGRGYPKLLEYNADTPTSLVEAAVVQWYWLEDRFPGLDQFNSLHERLVAAWKRAQDLLPAGTVYFLHQDTEEDQQTTAYLRDTADQAGLSTAQMLIEDLGWDAARNGFVDLDGRPVRAAFKLYPWEFMVRDGFGPHLARQPRPCTFLEPAWKMLLSNKALLAILWELFPDSPYLLPAYLDGPRDLAAYVRKPILAREGANVEIHAPGREVRGKAMDCYGAEGHVYQGFAEIPAFDGFRPVLGAWIVDGEPAGMGIRECAGLITDNGSSFAPHLIEG; the protein is encoded by the coding sequence ATGGAACGGCGCGCGGTCCGGCCGAGAGCCGGCTGGCAGGAGATCGTGGAAGGGCAGGGCTTCACCTGGCACACCCACGAGGACGGCGCCCCCTACTGGCGGGAGGACGCCTGCTACACCTTCACCGCCGCGGAGGTCGGCCGGATCGAGGCGGCCGCCGCGGCCCTGCAGGCCATGTGCCTGGAGGCCGTCCAGCACGTCCTCGACCGGGGCCGGTTCGCCGCGTACGGCATCCCGGACTGGATGGTCCCCGCCCTGCGCGAGAGCTGGGAGCGGGATGAGGTCGGCCTCTACGGGCGGTTCGACCTGGCCTACGACGGGCGCGGGTACCCCAAGCTCCTGGAGTACAACGCCGACACCCCGACCTCCCTGGTGGAGGCGGCCGTGGTCCAGTGGTACTGGCTGGAGGACCGCTTCCCCGGCCTGGACCAGTTCAATTCCCTCCACGAGCGCCTCGTCGCGGCCTGGAAGCGGGCCCAGGACCTCCTGCCCGCGGGCACGGTGTACTTCCTCCACCAGGACACGGAGGAGGACCAGCAGACCACGGCCTACCTCCGGGACACGGCGGACCAGGCGGGGCTCTCCACCGCCCAGATGCTCATCGAGGACCTGGGCTGGGACGCGGCCCGCAACGGCTTCGTGGACCTGGACGGGCGCCCCGTGCGCGCCGCCTTCAAGCTCTACCCCTGGGAGTTCATGGTCCGCGACGGGTTCGGCCCGCACCTGGCCCGCCAGCCCCGGCCCTGCACCTTCCTGGAGCCGGCCTGGAAGATGCTCCTGTCCAACAAGGCGCTCCTGGCCATCCTCTGGGAGCTGTTCCCCGACAGCCCCTACCTGCTGCCGGCCTACCTGGACGGGCCCCGGGACCTGGCCGCCTACGTGCGCAAGCCCATCCTGGCCCGGGAGGGGGCCAACGTGGAGATCCACGCGCCGGGCCGGGAGGTGCGGGGCAAGGCCATGGATTGCTACGGCGCCGAGGGCCACGTGTACCAGGGCTTCGCGGAGATCCCCGCCTTCGACGGCTTCCGCCCCGTCCTGGGCGCCTGGATCGTGGACGGGGAACCGGCGGGCATGGGCATCCGGGAGTGCGCGGGCCTGATCACCGACAACGGCAGTTCCTTCGCGCCCCACCTCATCGAGGGCTGA
- the folK gene encoding 2-amino-4-hydroxy-6-hydroxymethyldihydropteridine diphosphokinase: protein MRALVALGSNLGDRRAHLEAGLAALASLGAVTPSPLWTETPDESGRGPDYLNTVALVDTALDPPALLEALLRAELRLGRDRVQAGRNIPRTLDLDLILAGDARGTWRWPAPPDLAALGPELALVLPHPRAAGRPFVVEPARALGIGPEALSSASPRPPSR, encoded by the coding sequence GTGCGCGCGCTGGTGGCCCTGGGCTCCAACCTCGGCGACCGCCGGGCCCACCTGGAGGCGGGCCTGGCCGCCCTGGCGTCCCTGGGCGCCGTGACCCCCTCGCCCCTGTGGACCGAGACGCCGGACGAATCGGGCCGGGGGCCGGACTACCTGAACACCGTCGCCCTGGTGGACACGGCCCTGGACCCGCCCGCCCTCCTGGAGGCCCTGCTGCGGGCCGAACTGCGCCTGGGCCGGGATCGCGTCCAGGCCGGCCGGAACATCCCCCGGACCCTGGACCTGGACCTGATCCTGGCCGGGGACGCGCGGGGGACCTGGCGCTGGCCCGCGCCCCCGGACCTGGCGGCCCTGGGGCCCGAACTGGCCCTGGTCCTGCCCCACCCCCGCGCCGCGGGCCGCCCCTTCGTGGTGGAGCCGGCCCGGGCGCTGGGGATCGGGCCGGAGGCCCTCAGTAGCGCTTCTCCACGACCCCCCAGTCGATGA
- a CDS encoding superoxide dismutase: protein MDRRHLLGTLAAGTLGLGLAGHLEAGEAAPAPAPTPQPGYTPRPFAFEAGLPGLSKDLLAEHLALYKGYVGRTSALVKDVLAAETEGKATPMVQELRRRLGFEFSGMRLHELYFEALRDKAGAPGADHPLQKAIRATWGSFDAWWAAFKATCVMPGIGWGALVKDPATGRLMNAWIQDHENQVAVGTVPLLVVDVWEHAYVKDYGATARAKYVDAVRPLIDWGVVEKRY, encoded by the coding sequence ATGGACCGTCGACACTTGCTGGGCACCCTCGCCGCGGGGACCCTGGGGCTCGGCCTTGCGGGACACCTGGAGGCCGGGGAGGCCGCCCCGGCCCCGGCGCCCACGCCCCAGCCCGGCTACACCCCTCGCCCCTTCGCCTTCGAAGCCGGCCTGCCCGGCCTCTCCAAGGACCTGCTGGCGGAGCACCTGGCCCTCTACAAGGGCTACGTGGGCCGCACCAGCGCCCTCGTGAAGGACGTCCTGGCGGCGGAGACCGAGGGCAAGGCCACGCCCATGGTCCAGGAGCTGCGCCGGCGCCTGGGCTTCGAGTTCAGCGGCATGCGCCTGCACGAGCTGTACTTCGAGGCCCTCCGCGACAAGGCCGGCGCCCCGGGCGCGGACCATCCCCTCCAGAAGGCCATCCGGGCCACCTGGGGCTCCTTCGACGCCTGGTGGGCCGCATTCAAGGCCACCTGCGTCATGCCGGGCATCGGCTGGGGGGCCCTCGTCAAGGACCCCGCCACCGGCCGGCTCATGAACGCCTGGATCCAGGATCACGAGAACCAGGTGGCCGTGGGCACCGTCCCCCTGCTCGTGGTGGACGTGTGGGAGCACGCCTACGTGAAGGACTACGGCGCCACCGCCCGCGCCAAGTACGTGGACGCGGTGCGCCCCCTCATCGACTGGGGGGTCGTGGAGAAGCGCTACTGA
- a CDS encoding TSUP family transporter, with product MTVHPLPLALLVLAALLAGFVDAIVGGGGLITIPALMLGLPAGTPVTTILGTNKVVACTGTTMAAGQFVRARVLHWRDLVGPVLASGAGASLGVALAYLVQGRAEPFFRPVMVVLMVAMLAFTLFKPDMGRLHAPKHAPGHLRAYALAISFAIGAYDGFFGPGTGSILIFLFVTVLGYDFLRSSALAKAVNWASNFASLVLFVSRGSWIPAVALAMAVGNGVGGYLGARTALSKGSGLVRGVFIAVVGALILRLGWQMVKG from the coding sequence ATGACGGTCCATCCCCTCCCCCTCGCGCTGCTGGTCCTGGCGGCGCTCCTGGCCGGCTTCGTGGACGCGATCGTGGGCGGGGGCGGCCTCATCACCATCCCGGCCCTGATGCTGGGCCTGCCCGCGGGCACCCCGGTCACGACGATCCTCGGCACCAACAAGGTGGTGGCCTGCACGGGCACCACGATGGCCGCGGGCCAGTTCGTGCGGGCCCGCGTCCTGCACTGGCGCGACCTGGTGGGCCCCGTCCTCGCGTCGGGGGCCGGCGCCAGCCTGGGGGTGGCCCTGGCCTACCTCGTGCAGGGCCGGGCCGAACCCTTCTTCCGGCCCGTCATGGTCGTCCTCATGGTGGCCATGCTCGCCTTCACCCTCTTCAAGCCGGACATGGGCCGCCTCCACGCGCCCAAGCACGCCCCCGGCCACCTGAGGGCCTACGCCCTGGCCATCAGCTTCGCCATCGGGGCCTACGACGGGTTCTTCGGGCCGGGCACGGGCTCCATCCTCATCTTCCTCTTCGTCACGGTGCTGGGGTACGACTTCCTCCGGTCCTCGGCCCTGGCCAAGGCCGTGAACTGGGCCTCCAACTTCGCCAGCCTCGTGCTCTTCGTGTCCCGGGGCAGCTGGATCCCCGCCGTGGCCCTGGCCATGGCCGTGGGCAACGGCGTGGGCGGCTACCTCGGCGCCCGCACCGCCCTGAGCAAGGGCAGCGGCCTGGTACGCGGCGTCTTCATCGCCGTCGTCGGCGCCCTCATCCTCCGGCTGGGGTGGCAGATGGTGAAGGGCTGA
- the frr gene encoding ribosome recycling factor — protein MTANVETILADAKKKMKSSLDTLKKEMATVRTGRANAGILDTIQVEYYGANMPLNQIAGVSVPEPAMLVITPFDKSAIKAIEHAILKSELGLNPANDGVVIRLPIPPLTEERRRDLTKVVNRMGEEIKTAIRNVRRDANEDVKKLEKDKTAPLSEDAAKKALDQIQKATDESIREVDDIVKHKDAEIMHV, from the coding sequence ATGACGGCAAATGTCGAGACGATCCTGGCCGATGCCAAGAAGAAGATGAAGTCCTCCCTGGACACCCTGAAGAAGGAGATGGCCACGGTCCGCACCGGCCGCGCCAACGCCGGCATCCTCGACACCATCCAGGTGGAGTACTACGGCGCCAACATGCCCCTGAACCAGATCGCCGGCGTGAGCGTCCCCGAGCCCGCCATGCTCGTCATCACCCCCTTCGACAAGAGCGCCATCAAGGCCATCGAGCACGCCATCCTCAAGTCCGAGCTGGGCCTGAACCCCGCCAACGACGGCGTCGTCATCCGCCTGCCGATCCCGCCCCTCACCGAGGAGCGCCGCCGCGACCTGACCAAGGTGGTGAACCGCATGGGCGAGGAGATCAAGACCGCCATCCGCAACGTCCGCCGCGACGCCAACGAGGACGTGAAGAAGCTGGAGAAGGACAAGACCGCCCCCCTCTCCGAGGACGCCGCCAAGAAGGCCCTGGACCAGATCCAGAAGGCCACCGACGAGTCCATCCGCGAGGTCGACGACATCGTCAAGCACAAGGACGCCGAGATCATGCACGTCTAG
- a CDS encoding HAD family hydrolase, whose amino-acid sequence MIRAVVFDLWNTLVHSRHGDPFRHLQRLLTEDQRERYPEFRQEAMDRPHPDARTFIAGWMDRLGLTGEQILAMADVFQTAADDAAWFPEAEAAVAATRKVARVGLLSNTQSFDMAFLDRLGLARAIPTRCLSALTGHLKPEPGAFEDMQRRLGLFPGEIAMVGDSWRDDVTGALQAGWTAIWVNREGRPRPEDLDPEAEFLEVPDLSRVPDAIRGLQEGARCSTCLG is encoded by the coding sequence ATGATCCGTGCCGTGGTGTTCGACCTCTGGAACACGCTGGTCCACAGCCGGCACGGAGACCCCTTCCGCCACCTGCAGCGCCTCCTCACGGAGGACCAGCGGGAGCGCTACCCGGAGTTCCGGCAGGAGGCCATGGACCGCCCCCACCCGGACGCCCGCACCTTCATCGCCGGCTGGATGGACCGGCTCGGCCTCACCGGGGAGCAGATCCTGGCCATGGCCGACGTGTTCCAGACCGCCGCGGACGACGCCGCCTGGTTCCCGGAGGCGGAGGCGGCGGTGGCCGCCACCCGCAAGGTGGCCCGGGTGGGCCTGCTCTCCAACACCCAGAGTTTCGACATGGCCTTCCTGGACCGCCTGGGCCTGGCGCGGGCCATCCCCACCCGGTGCCTGTCCGCGCTGACCGGCCACCTGAAGCCCGAGCCGGGGGCCTTCGAGGACATGCAGCGCCGCCTCGGCCTCTTCCCCGGCGAGATCGCCATGGTGGGCGACAGCTGGCGGGACGATGTGACCGGGGCCCTGCAAGCCGGCTGGACGGCCATCTGGGTCAACCGGGAGGGCCGCCCCCGCCCCGAGGACCTGGATCCGGAGGCCGAGTTCCTGGAGGTCCCCGACCTCTCCCGGGTGCCGGACGCCATCCGGGGCCTGCAGGAGGGGGCGCGCTGCTCCACCTGCCTGGGCTAG
- a CDS encoding NDR1/HIN1-like protein, translating to MAARAWRVVPVLAAAVACSPIQEYQAAARSLRFRLARVEPDLRVALPLDRSRIVFRLVLEVENPSQVPFRVLGFGGDLGLTFREARRPLGRLELARPLELPAGGTARMETELSFTYQDLRDNWTAIQAVTSGGSGAWHLDGQLKVDAFGFPLQLPVRTTRDFGGR from the coding sequence ATGGCCGCCCGGGCCTGGCGGGTGGTCCCGGTCCTGGCCGCGGCGGTGGCCTGTTCTCCCATCCAGGAGTATCAGGCGGCCGCACGCAGCCTCCGCTTCCGGCTGGCCCGGGTCGAGCCCGACCTGCGCGTGGCCCTGCCCCTGGACCGCTCCCGGATCGTGTTCCGGCTCGTCCTGGAGGTGGAGAACCCCTCCCAGGTTCCCTTCCGGGTCCTCGGCTTCGGCGGCGACCTGGGCCTCACCTTCCGGGAAGCCAGGCGTCCCCTGGGGCGCCTGGAGCTGGCCCGGCCCCTGGAGCTCCCCGCCGGCGGCACGGCCCGCATGGAAACGGAACTCTCCTTCACCTATCAGGACCTGCGCGACAACTGGACGGCCATCCAGGCGGTGACCTCCGGCGGCAGTGGCGCCTGGCATCTGGACGGCCAGCTCAAGGTGGACGCCTTCGGTTTCCCCCTCCAGCTGCCGGTCCGGACCACGCGGGACTTCGGAGGACGCTGA
- the queD gene encoding 6-carboxytetrahydropterin synthase QueD: MILRKEYGFEAAHFIHNHPGKCKNLHGHSYKLFVSLEGPVHPETGMIIDFDDLSKVVVEKVIQRLDHHFLNDLIPLSTAENISVWIWEQLKPALPELCQVEVFETADNCVIYRGA; encoded by the coding sequence ATGATTCTTCGCAAGGAATACGGCTTCGAGGCCGCCCACTTCATCCACAACCACCCCGGCAAGTGCAAGAACCTCCATGGGCACTCGTACAAGCTGTTCGTCTCCCTGGAAGGCCCGGTGCATCCCGAGACCGGCATGATCATCGACTTCGACGACCTCTCCAAGGTGGTCGTGGAGAAGGTGATCCAGCGCCTGGACCACCACTTCCTCAACGACCTCATCCCCCTGTCCACGGCCGAGAACATCTCCGTGTGGATCTGGGAGCAGCTCAAGCCCGCCCTCCCCGAGCTCTGCCAGGTCGAGGTGTTCGAGACCGCCGACAACTGCGTCATCTACCGGGGCGCCTGA